One window of Caldisericum exile AZM16c01 genomic DNA carries:
- a CDS encoding PIG-L deacetylase family protein: protein MKIKIVFAILLTLLLNMVLNTNNIKGDIMIEKGDRILIVAPHPDDEALSSAKVILESVSKGADVYVIFITSGEHNTDTMLKFAPFPVISSYLLAYKRYKEALAAAKILGVPKDHLVFLGYPDFGMMKILTNPDKTYFSGITFRKSVFEGWAYDKGKNFNFNNVYTAFKTEYEKINPTKVFYPSQYDLNPDHRAVSVLTQAVLEEVNNKNVEALSYFVHAKGWPFQMGYNPTKALTMPRFFLIEPKGHIEDITLEREDIGKKLAAVKAHKSQYLTKPKFMVSFVRKNELFFIPEPIKLGDTLPLWSEKIMEKLDITPFVESASISDFGDSYVINFTLFKGTPRLSKINIFLYPEKTQTDFVKLPKYKLEIERGLTSNLEVKLFDNDKEIFETKDTVSGIVKELDFL, encoded by the coding sequence ATGAAAATAAAAATTGTATTTGCAATTCTTCTTACGCTTTTATTAAATATGGTATTGAATACAAATAATATAAAAGGAGATATTATGATTGAAAAAGGCGATAGGATTTTGATTGTTGCACCTCATCCAGACGATGAAGCACTTTCAAGCGCAAAGGTCATTTTGGAGAGCGTAAGTAAAGGTGCAGATGTTTATGTAATCTTTATTACTTCAGGCGAGCATAACACTGACACAATGCTTAAATTTGCCCCATTCCCTGTTATTTCATCGTATCTTCTTGCCTATAAAAGATATAAGGAGGCGCTTGCTGCAGCAAAAATTTTAGGAGTCCCAAAAGACCATCTTGTGTTTTTAGGATATCCTGATTTTGGGATGATGAAAATCCTTACCAATCCTGACAAGACATATTTTTCAGGAATCACTTTTAGAAAAAGCGTTTTTGAAGGTTGGGCCTACGATAAAGGTAAAAATTTTAACTTCAATAATGTTTATACTGCCTTTAAAACGGAATATGAGAAAATCAATCCAACAAAAGTTTTCTATCCATCTCAATATGACTTAAACCCAGATCACAGGGCTGTCTCAGTATTAACGCAGGCAGTTTTAGAAGAGGTTAATAATAAAAATGTAGAGGCATTATCATATTTTGTGCATGCTAAAGGTTGGCCATTTCAAATGGGATATAACCCAACAAAAGCACTTACTATGCCGCGTTTCTTTTTAATTGAGCCAAAAGGTCACATTGAAGATATTACTCTTGAAAGAGAAGATATTGGAAAGAAATTAGCCGCCGTAAAAGCACACAAAAGCCAGTATCTTACAAAGCCAAAGTTCATGGTAAGTTTTGTAAGGAAAAATGAGTTGTTCTTTATTCCGGAGCCTATTAAATTAGGGGATACACTTCCTTTGTGGAGTGAAAAAATCATGGAAAAACTCGATATTACACCGTTTGTTGAAAGTGCTTCAATAAGCGATTTTGGTGATAGTTATGTAATAAACTTCACTTTATTTAAAGGCACACCGAGGCTTTCCAAAATAAACATATTTTTATACCCTGAAAAAACGCAAACAGATTTTGTTAAACTCCCTAAATACAAACTTGAGATCGAAAGAGGACTTACATCAAATCTTGAAGTGAAATTGTTTGATAATGACAAAGAAATTTTTGAAACAAAAGATACAGTTTCTGGCATTGTTAAAGAACTTGATTTTCTATAA